The Halalkalicoccus tibetensis genome contains the following window.
CGAGCACGGCAGGTCTCGCCGAGGTGCTGGATCGCGTCCTGGACAGGGGTGTCGTCGTCGACCTCTGGACCCGGGTCGCGTTGGTGGGGATAGAGACCGTGACGGTCGAGGCTCGCATCGTGGTCGGCTCGGCCGACACCTTCCTGCATTACGCTCGGGAGATCTCGGGGAACGAGGCCGCGGAGTGAGCGTGAGCGGACGGGTACTCTGCACCCGCCACTGCGCGGTTCCCGCGGCCGGCAAACAGTAGCTTGATTACACGAGTTGATGAGTGGGAACACGTATGGACGTGAGCCGGTGTGTGCGTCGTCGGACCGAGGGA
Protein-coding sequences here:
- the gvpJ gene encoding gas vesicle protein GvpJ; translated protein: MGSVRPSTAGLAEVLDRVLDRGVVVDLWTRVALVGIETVTVEARIVVGSADTFLHYAREISGNEAAE